The proteins below come from a single Sinorhizobium fredii genomic window:
- a CDS encoding amino acid ABC transporter permease encodes MTYTLNFAAVWRSFDLLLQGLALSLGLAVVAILAGCVIGLITAFGLVSKSMLLRKPAGLYVTIIRNTPILVLVLFSYFALPELGVRLGKIQSFVLTLAIYSGAYLAEVFRGGLIAVPPGQREAGLAIGLTEMQIRISIIIPLMLRNVLPSLGSTLISLFKDTSLAAAIAVPELTFEARKINVETFRVIETWIVASCLYVATCSLLAALMRAVERRLAVPR; translated from the coding sequence ATGACCTATACATTGAATTTCGCGGCTGTCTGGCGCTCCTTCGACCTGCTGCTGCAGGGGCTGGCGCTTAGCCTTGGCCTTGCCGTCGTGGCTATCCTCGCCGGCTGCGTGATCGGACTGATCACGGCCTTCGGGCTCGTTTCCAAAAGCATGCTCCTGCGCAAACCGGCCGGTCTGTACGTGACGATCATCCGCAACACGCCGATCCTGGTGCTCGTGCTGTTTAGCTATTTCGCCCTTCCGGAGCTCGGCGTGCGGCTCGGCAAGATCCAGAGCTTCGTGCTGACGCTCGCCATCTATTCGGGCGCCTACCTTGCCGAAGTGTTCCGCGGCGGCCTCATCGCCGTGCCACCGGGACAGCGCGAGGCGGGGCTTGCGATCGGCCTTACGGAGATGCAGATACGCATCTCGATCATCATCCCGCTGATGCTGCGCAACGTCCTGCCGTCACTCGGCAGCACGTTGATCTCGCTGTTCAAGGATACGTCGCTCGCAGCCGCCATCGCCGTGCCGGAGCTGACCTTCGAGGCGCGCAAGATCAATGTCGAGACCTTCCGCGTCATCGAGACCTGGATCGTCGCGAGCTGCCTCTACGTCGCAACCTGCTCGCTCTTGGCCGCGCTGATGCGCGCCGTCGAGCGCCGTCTCGCCGTCCCGAGGTGA
- a CDS encoding FAD-binding oxidoreductase, whose protein sequence is MTVIEELVQSLGEAVLTGDRIGDRYRSDASLTGRSLPKAVVRPAGAAEVAIALKICNEHHQNVVPQGGMTGLAGGANPKTEDIVISLERMSGIEEIDSAAATMTVLAGTPLDVAQRAAEQAGFLLPIDLGARGSCQIGGNLATNAGGIRVIRYGVTRDNVLGLEAVLADGTVLSSLNKMVKNNTGYDLRQLFIGSEGTLGIITRAVLRLRPLPTGRLTALCALASYADVAALLKRAQQQLPGLSAFETMWESFFRFICEAEGLRLFETSPAFAVIIEQDRHGRDGERDAFEVFLGQVLEDGLIGDALIAQSEKEAQTFWRVREGHALDRLPSLANFDVSLPIGAIGRFAEACGAALHEAFPSAHVSFFGHVADSNLHIAFSAPDAPETLHAVDEIVYTLVGRYHGSISAEHGIGTLKRDFLDRSRSPAEIEVMRRIKTALDPNGILNPGKVLI, encoded by the coding sequence ATGACCGTCATCGAAGAGCTTGTTCAATCCCTCGGCGAGGCCGTATTGACCGGCGACCGCATCGGCGACCGTTATCGCAGCGATGCCAGCCTGACGGGACGCAGCCTGCCGAAGGCGGTCGTTCGCCCGGCAGGTGCAGCCGAGGTCGCCATCGCCCTGAAAATCTGCAACGAACACCACCAGAACGTCGTGCCGCAGGGCGGCATGACCGGTCTGGCTGGCGGCGCCAACCCAAAGACCGAAGACATCGTCATCTCCCTTGAGCGGATGTCCGGCATCGAGGAGATCGACAGCGCCGCTGCCACGATGACGGTGCTTGCAGGAACGCCGCTCGACGTGGCGCAGCGCGCCGCCGAGCAGGCCGGGTTCCTGCTGCCGATCGACCTCGGGGCCCGCGGCTCCTGCCAGATCGGCGGCAATCTCGCCACCAATGCCGGCGGCATCCGGGTCATCCGCTACGGCGTGACCCGCGACAATGTGCTGGGCCTGGAAGCCGTGCTCGCAGACGGTACCGTGCTCTCCTCGCTGAACAAGATGGTGAAGAACAATACCGGCTATGATCTCCGGCAGCTCTTCATCGGCTCGGAGGGCACGCTCGGCATCATCACCCGCGCCGTTCTCCGGCTCCGCCCCTTGCCGACGGGTCGCCTGACGGCGCTCTGCGCCCTCGCCAGCTATGCCGATGTCGCCGCCTTGCTCAAGCGGGCGCAGCAGCAGCTGCCCGGCCTGTCGGCTTTCGAGACGATGTGGGAAAGCTTTTTTCGCTTCATTTGCGAGGCCGAAGGCCTGCGGCTTTTCGAGACATCGCCCGCCTTCGCCGTGATCATCGAACAGGATAGGCACGGCCGCGACGGCGAGCGCGACGCATTCGAGGTCTTTCTTGGACAGGTGCTCGAAGACGGGTTGATCGGCGATGCGCTGATCGCGCAGTCGGAAAAAGAAGCGCAGACCTTCTGGCGCGTCCGCGAAGGGCACGCGCTCGACCGGCTGCCGTCGCTCGCCAATTTCGACGTCAGCCTGCCGATCGGGGCGATCGGCCGTTTCGCCGAGGCGTGCGGCGCCGCACTCCACGAGGCGTTTCCCTCAGCCCATGTGTCCTTCTTCGGCCATGTCGCCGACAGCAACCTGCACATCGCCTTCTCGGCCCCGGATGCGCCCGAGACGCTGCATGCGGTCGACGAGATCGTCTACACCCTCGTCGGCCGCTACCACGGCTCGATCTCTGCGGAACACGGCATCGGTACCCTGAAACGCGATTTTCTCGACCGATCCCGCAGTCCGGCAGAGATCGAGGTCATGCGGCGCATCAAGACCGCGCTCGATCCGAACGGCATCCTCAATCCGGGTAAGGTGCTCATCTAA
- a CDS encoding RidA family protein, giving the protein MTIKRFGTGETGAGKQPLPFARAVEANGWLYVSGQVAMEKGEIIGGGIVAESRKAIENMIAILDEAGYGVEDVVRIGVWLDDPRDFWTFNGVYAEYFGSNPPARACVQSRMMVDCKVEVDCVAYKAK; this is encoded by the coding sequence GTGACGATCAAGCGTTTTGGAACGGGGGAAACCGGTGCCGGCAAGCAGCCCTTGCCCTTTGCTCGCGCCGTCGAGGCGAATGGCTGGCTCTATGTTTCGGGGCAGGTCGCCATGGAGAAGGGCGAGATCATCGGCGGCGGCATCGTCGCCGAAAGCCGCAAGGCGATCGAGAACATGATCGCCATCCTCGATGAGGCGGGCTATGGCGTCGAAGACGTGGTCAGGATCGGCGTCTGGCTCGACGATCCGCGCGACTTCTGGACGTTCAACGGCGTCTATGCGGAGTATTTCGGCAGCAACCCGCCGGCCCGCGCCTGCGTGCAGTCGCGTATGATGGTCGACTGCAAGGTGGAAGTTGACTGCGTCGCCTACAAGGCTAAATGA
- a CDS encoding IclR family transcriptional regulator, whose amino-acid sequence MAEVEDTINRRARGLDRAFEILDYLRLQRQPLRPNEIAQGIGAPRSSVYELVNLLLRQGVIEYRGDDGRVFLGRKLYFLGAAYAEQFDLMRECEHLLSRVAEETRETAQMCQLEGNKYAVVLMNEGSRPFRISTNIGEPVAIPWTASGRLLVDHMSDEEIMAFIPESDFVLPNGKHLDPAEFISQVRQAKKDGYFTFNSIVDSFTHCFAVPIYDAEEVCIATLCLVSPKEDGLRNRDAYLRVLVDAAGELSEKLGYRQAGAATARSVAGR is encoded by the coding sequence ATGGCGGAGGTGGAAGACACGATCAATCGTAGGGCACGGGGTCTCGATCGGGCCTTCGAGATCCTCGATTATCTGCGCCTGCAGCGCCAGCCGCTGCGCCCCAACGAGATCGCCCAGGGAATTGGCGCACCGCGCTCGTCGGTCTATGAGCTCGTCAATCTGCTGCTGCGCCAGGGCGTCATCGAGTACCGGGGCGATGATGGCCGCGTCTTTTTGGGCCGCAAGCTCTATTTCCTCGGAGCGGCTTACGCCGAGCAGTTCGACCTGATGCGCGAATGCGAGCATCTGCTTTCGAGGGTCGCCGAGGAGACGCGCGAGACCGCGCAGATGTGCCAGCTCGAGGGCAATAAATATGCCGTGGTGCTGATGAACGAGGGCAGCCGGCCGTTCCGCATCTCCACAAATATCGGCGAGCCGGTCGCCATTCCGTGGACCGCTTCCGGCCGCCTCCTCGTCGACCATATGAGCGACGAGGAGATAATGGCCTTCATCCCGGAAAGCGACTTCGTACTGCCGAACGGCAAGCACCTGGATCCGGCCGAGTTCATCTCGCAGGTCCGGCAGGCCAAGAAAGACGGCTATTTCACCTTCAACAGCATCGTCGATAGCTTCACCCATTGCTTCGCCGTGCCGATCTACGACGCGGAGGAAGTCTGCATCGCCACTCTCTGCCTCGTATCGCCGAAGGAAGATGGGCTGCGCAATCGCGACGCCTATCTGCGGGTGCTGGTCGATGCGGCGGGCGAACTATCGGAAAAGCTCGGCTATCGGCAGGCCGGTGCGGCAACGGCGCGGAGCGTCGCCGGCCGCTAA
- a CDS encoding transporter substrate-binding domain-containing protein → MLKTFAIAASLAVAALAAMPAQAQQPSSKLDEVLARGHLILGTGSTNAPWHFKSAEDKLQGFDVDMGRIIAKALFGDPDKIEYVNQSSDARIPNITTGKVDLTCQFMTVTGERAQQIAFTIPYYREGVGLMLKGDGKYADYKALKDAGSSVTVSVLQNVYAEDMVHAALPDATVDQYESVDLIYQALESGRADAAATDQSSLAWYMTQNPGRYKDAGYGWNPQTYACGVKRGDQDWLNFVNTALHEAMTGVEFDFYAKSFKTYFGKDLTPPQIGFPVEYK, encoded by the coding sequence ATGCTCAAGACATTCGCCATCGCTGCGAGCCTCGCAGTCGCCGCGCTCGCTGCCATGCCGGCGCAAGCGCAGCAGCCGTCCAGCAAGCTTGATGAGGTTCTGGCGCGCGGCCATCTGATACTCGGCACCGGCAGCACGAACGCGCCGTGGCACTTCAAGAGCGCCGAGGACAAGCTGCAGGGCTTCGACGTTGACATGGGGCGCATCATCGCCAAGGCGCTGTTCGGGGATCCCGACAAGATCGAATATGTCAACCAGTCGTCGGATGCGCGCATTCCCAACATTACCACCGGCAAGGTCGATCTCACCTGCCAGTTTATGACGGTCACCGGCGAACGCGCCCAGCAGATCGCCTTCACCATTCCCTATTATCGCGAGGGCGTCGGCCTGATGCTGAAGGGCGACGGCAAGTATGCCGACTACAAGGCGCTGAAGGATGCGGGATCATCTGTCACCGTCTCGGTGCTGCAGAACGTCTACGCGGAGGACATGGTCCATGCCGCCCTGCCGGACGCGACGGTCGACCAGTATGAATCGGTGGACCTGATCTATCAGGCGCTGGAATCCGGCCGCGCCGATGCGGCGGCCACCGACCAGTCGTCGCTAGCCTGGTACATGACCCAGAACCCGGGCCGCTATAAGGATGCCGGCTATGGCTGGAACCCGCAGACCTATGCCTGCGGCGTCAAGCGCGGCGACCAGGACTGGCTGAACTTCGTCAACACGGCGCTGCACGAAGCGATGACCGGTGTCGAATTCGACTTCTACGCCAAGTCGTTCAAGACCTATTTCGGCAAGGACCTCACCCCGCCGCAGATCGGTTTCCCGGTCGAGTACAAGTAA
- a CDS encoding sulfate ABC transporter substrate-binding protein, protein MRSNRLAGMMKLALVVGSLQLGSIGVAAADTTILNVSYDPTRELYKDFNAAFAEKWKADTGETVTIQTSHGGSGKQARSVIDGLEADVVTLALEADIDAIAQATGKIPADWKTRLENNSAPYTSTIVFLVRKGNPKGVKDWGDLTKEGIQVITPNPKTSGGARWNFLAAWAWARAANNGDDGKAQEYVTQLFKHVPVLDTGARGATTTFVQRGLGDVLLAWENEAYLSLEELGPDNFEIVTPSTSIKAEPPVALVDGNVDAKGTRKVAEAYLNYLYSDAGQKLAAKHYYRPFKPELADPKDTARFADVKLVTIDEFGGWKEAQPKFFADGGIFDQIYKPGQ, encoded by the coding sequence ATGCGTTCGAATAGACTTGCCGGAATGATGAAACTAGCACTTGTGGTCGGAAGCTTGCAGCTCGGCTCGATCGGTGTTGCCGCCGCCGATACGACAATCCTGAACGTGTCCTATGACCCGACGCGGGAACTCTACAAGGACTTCAACGCCGCCTTCGCGGAAAAATGGAAGGCCGATACGGGCGAGACCGTCACGATCCAGACTTCGCATGGCGGCTCGGGCAAGCAGGCCCGATCGGTGATCGACGGCCTGGAAGCGGATGTGGTGACGCTGGCGCTCGAAGCCGACATCGACGCGATTGCACAGGCGACCGGCAAGATCCCGGCGGACTGGAAGACCCGCCTCGAAAACAACAGCGCTCCCTATACGTCGACGATCGTCTTCCTGGTCCGCAAGGGCAATCCGAAGGGCGTCAAGGATTGGGGCGACCTGACCAAGGAGGGCATCCAGGTCATCACGCCGAACCCGAAGACCTCGGGCGGCGCCCGCTGGAACTTCCTCGCCGCCTGGGCTTGGGCGCGCGCCGCCAACAACGGCGACGATGGCAAGGCGCAGGAATATGTGACGCAGCTCTTCAAGCACGTTCCGGTGCTGGATACCGGCGCGCGCGGCGCAACCACCACCTTCGTCCAGCGCGGCCTCGGCGACGTGCTGCTCGCCTGGGAAAACGAAGCCTATCTTTCGCTCGAGGAACTCGGCCCCGACAATTTCGAGATCGTCACGCCGTCAACCTCGATTAAGGCCGAGCCGCCGGTGGCGCTCGTCGACGGCAATGTCGACGCGAAGGGCACCCGCAAGGTGGCGGAAGCCTACCTCAACTATCTCTACAGCGATGCCGGCCAGAAGCTCGCCGCCAAGCACTATTACCGGCCGTTCAAGCCGGAGCTTGCCGACCCGAAGGACACCGCCCGCTTCGCCGACGTGAAACTCGTCACTATTGACGAATTCGGCGGTTGGAAGGAAGCTCAGCCGAAATTCTTCGCCGATGGCGGGATCTTCGATCAGATCTACAAGCCGGGACAATAA
- a CDS encoding amino acid ABC transporter ATP-binding protein, with the protein MTNLLEIRDLHKRYGTVEVLKGVDCSMPQGEVISIIGSSGSGKTTMLRCINMLEEFQGGTIAIDGQEIGYETAGGVRRRKPEREIARQRALTGMAFQQFNLFPHMTAAANVMLGLVKVKKMGRDEARALAEKWLDRVGLLSRKDHYPGQLSGGQQQRVAIARAIAMNPKLMLFDEVTSALDPELVNEVLQVIKALAEDGMSMLIVTHEMRFAYEVSSRVIFMNQGRIGEEGNPREMFLKPQTERLAEFLKASKFN; encoded by the coding sequence ATGACCAACCTTCTTGAAATCCGCGATCTCCATAAGCGCTACGGCACGGTCGAGGTGCTGAAGGGCGTCGATTGCTCCATGCCCCAGGGCGAGGTGATCAGCATCATCGGCTCCAGCGGCTCCGGCAAGACGACCATGCTCCGCTGCATCAACATGCTCGAGGAATTCCAGGGCGGCACGATCGCGATCGACGGCCAGGAGATCGGCTACGAGACGGCGGGCGGCGTGCGCCGCCGCAAGCCGGAGCGCGAGATCGCCCGCCAGCGGGCCCTGACCGGCATGGCCTTCCAGCAGTTCAACCTGTTTCCGCACATGACCGCCGCCGCCAACGTCATGCTCGGCCTCGTCAAGGTGAAGAAGATGGGCCGCGACGAGGCGCGGGCGCTGGCGGAGAAATGGCTCGACCGCGTCGGCCTGCTCTCGCGCAAAGACCATTATCCGGGCCAGCTTTCCGGTGGCCAGCAGCAGCGCGTGGCGATCGCCCGCGCCATCGCCATGAACCCGAAGCTGATGCTCTTCGACGAGGTGACCTCGGCGCTCGACCCCGAGCTCGTCAACGAGGTGCTGCAGGTGATCAAGGCGCTCGCGGAGGACGGCATGAGCATGCTGATCGTCACCCACGAGATGCGGTTCGCCTATGAGGTGTCGTCGCGGGTGATCTTCATGAACCAGGGACGCATCGGCGAGGAAGGCAATCCTCGCGAAATGTTCCTGAAGCCGCAGACCGAGCGGCTGGCGGAATTTTTGAAGGCCTCAAAGTTCAACTAA
- the cysT gene encoding sulfate ABC transporter permease subunit CysT, which produces MAFRSSTRWRFRQPSVIPGFGLALGVTLAWLTLIVLIPLSGLIWRSTGLGWSNFMALVLDERTVNALTISFGTAFIAAVVNLFFGVILAWVLVRYRFPGKRVIDAMVDLPFALPTAVAGIALTALYAPNGWIGSLLEPLGIKIAFTPAGIVVALVFVGLPFVVRTVQPVMEEIDKEVEEAAATLGASRFQTISRVLLPGLLPAGLTGFALAFARGVGEYGSVIFIAGNLPYVSEIAPLLIIIRLEEFNYPAATAIATVMLFLSFIMLLVINSIQAWSRRRYSNGA; this is translated from the coding sequence ATGGCCTTTCGCAGCAGCACGCGATGGCGGTTTCGGCAGCCGAGCGTCATTCCGGGTTTCGGATTGGCGCTCGGCGTCACACTGGCCTGGCTCACCCTTATCGTCCTCATTCCCCTCTCCGGCCTGATCTGGCGCTCGACGGGCCTCGGCTGGTCCAATTTCATGGCGCTCGTCCTCGACGAGCGCACCGTCAACGCCTTGACGATCAGCTTCGGCACCGCCTTCATCGCCGCGGTCGTCAACCTGTTCTTCGGCGTCATTCTCGCCTGGGTGCTGGTGCGCTATCGCTTCCCGGGAAAGCGGGTGATCGACGCCATGGTCGACCTGCCTTTCGCGCTCCCGACCGCGGTTGCCGGCATCGCCCTGACGGCGCTCTATGCGCCGAACGGCTGGATCGGCTCGCTGCTCGAACCGCTCGGCATCAAGATCGCCTTCACGCCAGCCGGCATAGTCGTGGCGCTCGTCTTCGTCGGCCTGCCTTTCGTGGTGCGCACGGTTCAGCCGGTCATGGAGGAAATCGACAAGGAGGTCGAAGAGGCGGCCGCGACGCTCGGCGCCAGCCGGTTTCAGACGATCAGCCGGGTCCTGCTGCCGGGACTGCTACCGGCCGGGCTGACCGGCTTTGCGCTTGCCTTTGCACGCGGCGTCGGCGAATACGGCTCGGTGATCTTCATCGCCGGCAACCTACCCTATGTTTCGGAGATCGCACCGCTGCTGATCATCATCCGTCTGGAGGAGTTCAACTATCCGGCTGCGACCGCAATCGCCACGGTGATGCTGTTCCTCTCGTTCATCATGCTGCTCGTCATCAACTCTATCCAGGCCTGGAGCAGACGGAGATACAGCAATGGCGCTTGA
- a CDS encoding sulfate/molybdate ABC transporter ATP-binding protein — protein sequence MEVRVQNIRKEFGRFPALDDVSLDIRSGELIALLGPSGSGKTTLLRLIAGLESPTDGTIFFGAEDASKKTVQQRNIGFVFQHYALFRHMTVLDNVSFGLKVRPASRRPPAADIRRRALDLLELVQLSGLEKRYPAQLSGGQRQRVALARAMAVEPNVLLLDEPFGALDAQVRKELRKWLREIHDRTGHTTVFVTHDQEEALELADRVVVMSKGAIEQVGTPDEIYDHPISPFVYGFIGQSNCIDVTLSSGEIWFEDRPIGLRATSEPDGAATLYFRPHDIELIDGCGGCLAGLVTTSRRVAGTRHLEIDLGKTHPPVEIELPPERASSTDHTRVAFRPTKWTLFRKEGDVAAVSREVEAPVSELARTGT from the coding sequence ATGGAAGTCCGCGTCCAGAACATACGCAAGGAATTCGGCCGCTTTCCGGCGCTCGACGACGTGTCGCTCGACATCCGCTCCGGTGAACTGATCGCGTTGCTCGGCCCCTCCGGCTCGGGCAAGACGACGCTGCTGAGGCTCATCGCCGGGCTTGAGAGTCCGACCGACGGGACGATCTTCTTCGGCGCCGAGGATGCCTCGAAGAAGACGGTGCAGCAGCGAAACATCGGCTTCGTCTTCCAGCATTATGCGCTTTTCCGGCACATGACCGTGCTTGATAACGTCTCCTTCGGGCTGAAGGTCCGGCCGGCGAGCCGCCGGCCGCCGGCCGCCGATATCCGCCGCCGGGCTCTCGACCTGCTCGAACTGGTGCAGCTGTCCGGCCTGGAAAAGCGCTATCCTGCCCAGCTCTCCGGCGGCCAGCGCCAGCGGGTGGCGCTGGCACGCGCCATGGCGGTGGAACCGAACGTCTTACTGCTCGACGAGCCCTTCGGCGCGCTGGACGCGCAGGTGCGTAAGGAACTGCGCAAGTGGCTGCGGGAAATCCACGACCGCACCGGCCACACGACGGTTTTCGTGACCCATGACCAGGAGGAGGCCCTCGAACTCGCCGACCGAGTCGTGGTGATGAGCAAGGGTGCGATCGAGCAGGTCGGCACACCCGACGAGATCTACGACCACCCGATCTCGCCCTTCGTCTATGGCTTCATCGGCCAGTCGAACTGCATCGACGTGACGCTTTCGAGCGGCGAGATCTGGTTCGAGGACCGCCCGATCGGCCTGCGCGCCACAAGCGAGCCGGACGGGGCGGCAACGCTCTACTTCCGTCCGCACGACATCGAACTCATCGATGGCTGCGGCGGCTGTCTCGCGGGCCTAGTGACGACGAGCCGCCGCGTCGCCGGCACACGGCACCTCGAGATCGATCTCGGCAAGACCCACCCTCCGGTCGAGATCGAATTGCCGCCGGAGCGCGCCTCATCGACCGACCACACCCGTGTCGCCTTCCGGCCGACCAAGTGGACGCTCTTCCGCAAGGAAGGGGATGTCGCAGCCGTCTCGAGAGAGGTGGAAGCACCGGTGAGCGAGCTGGCACGCACCGGCACCTGA
- a CDS encoding amino acid ABC transporter permease, whose amino-acid sequence MDLGFIDQLWVARVPLLKGLGVSISISLLAIVVGTVLGIFVGLALTYGYRPIKWLVRGYTDFIRGTPVLVLVLASYYVLSTVGIDLGPFQAGVLALAVFCSSHVGELVRGALQSIPKGQTEAAKAIGLTFPQTFAYVLGPQALRQALPAWVNTAAEMVKASTLLSIIGVGELLLRTQEVISRTFMSLEFYFFAGFLYFVMNYGIERFGRYVERKTAVPS is encoded by the coding sequence ATGGATTTGGGTTTCATCGATCAGCTCTGGGTCGCCCGCGTTCCCCTCCTCAAAGGTCTCGGCGTGTCGATTTCGATCTCGCTGCTGGCGATCGTCGTCGGCACCGTCCTCGGCATTTTCGTCGGCCTGGCGCTCACCTATGGCTACAGGCCGATCAAATGGCTGGTGCGCGGCTATACCGACTTCATCCGCGGCACGCCGGTGCTCGTGCTGGTTCTGGCGAGCTATTATGTGCTCAGCACCGTCGGCATCGATCTCGGGCCGTTCCAGGCGGGCGTGCTGGCGCTTGCGGTCTTCTGCAGCTCGCATGTCGGCGAACTGGTGCGCGGCGCGCTGCAGTCCATCCCCAAGGGTCAGACCGAGGCCGCCAAGGCGATCGGGCTGACCTTCCCGCAAACCTTCGCCTATGTGCTCGGACCGCAGGCGCTTCGCCAGGCGCTGCCGGCCTGGGTCAATACGGCGGCGGAAATGGTCAAGGCTTCGACGCTACTGTCGATCATCGGTGTCGGCGAACTGCTGTTGCGCACCCAGGAAGTGATTTCCCGCACCTTCATGAGCCTCGAATTCTATTTCTTCGCGGGCTTCCTCTATTTCGTCATGAATTACGGCATCGAGCGCTTCGGACGCTACGTCGAGCGCAAGACCGCCGTCCCATCGTGA
- the cysW gene encoding sulfate ABC transporter permease subunit CysW encodes MALDTSTAPTASSKLVKAATSETRVARLTLIAVALGFVALFLLLPLATVFIEAFRKGPAEFATALRDPETFSAIRLTLIVAAISVPLNLVFGVAAAWAIAKFEFKGKAFLTTLIDLPFSVSPVISGLVFVLLFGANSALGPFLQKHGIQILFAVPGLVLATVFVTFPFVARELIPLMQEQGTSDEEAALSLGATGWQTFWHVTLPNIKWGLLYGVLLCNARAMGEFGAVSVVSGHIRGQTNTMPLQVEILYNEYNFVAAFAVAAVLALLALVTLVLKTALEIRYSDEIAASRRH; translated from the coding sequence ATGGCGCTTGATACCAGCACGGCCCCGACGGCGTCATCCAAACTCGTGAAAGCGGCAACATCGGAAACGCGGGTCGCGCGCCTGACGCTGATCGCAGTCGCGCTCGGTTTCGTTGCCCTTTTCCTCCTCCTGCCGCTCGCGACCGTCTTCATCGAGGCGTTTCGCAAGGGGCCGGCCGAGTTCGCGACGGCGCTTCGCGATCCCGAGACCTTTTCGGCGATCCGCCTGACGCTGATCGTCGCAGCAATCTCCGTTCCCCTGAACCTGGTGTTCGGGGTAGCGGCCGCATGGGCCATCGCCAAATTCGAGTTCAAGGGCAAGGCGTTTCTGACGACCCTGATAGACCTGCCCTTCTCCGTGTCGCCGGTGATCTCGGGCCTCGTCTTCGTCCTGCTCTTCGGCGCCAACAGCGCCCTCGGCCCCTTCCTGCAGAAGCACGGTATTCAGATTCTCTTCGCCGTGCCGGGCCTTGTGCTTGCCACCGTCTTCGTGACCTTTCCCTTCGTCGCCCGCGAACTCATCCCGCTGATGCAAGAGCAGGGAACGAGCGACGAAGAGGCGGCGCTGTCGCTTGGGGCGACCGGCTGGCAGACCTTCTGGCATGTGACCCTGCCGAACATCAAATGGGGCTTGCTCTATGGCGTGCTGCTCTGCAATGCCCGGGCGATGGGCGAGTTCGGCGCCGTGTCCGTGGTTTCTGGTCACATTCGCGGCCAAACGAACACCATGCCCTTGCAGGTCGAGATCCTCTATAATGAGTACAATTTCGTGGCTGCATTCGCGGTGGCGGCAGTCCTTGCGCTCCTGGCGCTGGTGACGCTCGTCCTGAAGACGGCGCTTGAAATCCGCTACAGCGACGAAATCGCTGCCAGCCGCAGGCATTGA
- a CDS encoding D-TA family PLP-dependent enzyme, whose product MQLPIETPAVLVDLDIARRNIYAFQAYADRHGIRVRPHIKTHKLPQMAELQLEAGAIGITCQKVSEAEAMVDGSPRIKDVLITYNILGEAKLARLVRLNERVALSVVADNPAVVDGMSAVFADATKPLTVLVECNTGADRCGVASPEAAAELARRVAEAPGLRFGGLMTYPPAGGEARVQAFMSEAKRLIEAEGLKVPTITSGGTPSMMQAAEAPIATEYRPGTYIYNDRSLVARGVATWQDCALTVLATVVSVPAENRAIIDAGSKVLTSDLLGLAGYGHVLGHDDIRIDQLSEEHGRLVCDGPIRLKVGEQVRVVPNHACVVTNMVDAVHILEAGQPKAEWSVVARGRVL is encoded by the coding sequence ATGCAGCTGCCGATCGAAACGCCCGCCGTGCTCGTCGATCTCGACATTGCCCGCCGTAACATTTACGCCTTCCAGGCCTATGCCGATCGGCACGGCATTCGCGTGCGTCCGCACATCAAGACGCACAAGCTGCCGCAGATGGCGGAGCTGCAGCTCGAGGCAGGGGCGATCGGCATAACCTGCCAGAAGGTCTCCGAAGCCGAGGCGATGGTCGATGGCAGCCCCCGGATCAAGGATGTGCTGATCACCTACAACATCCTCGGCGAGGCAAAGCTCGCAAGGCTGGTCCGGTTGAACGAGCGGGTAGCCCTCAGCGTGGTTGCCGACAATCCGGCGGTGGTCGACGGCATGTCCGCCGTTTTCGCCGACGCTACGAAGCCGCTCACGGTGCTCGTCGAATGCAACACCGGCGCCGACCGCTGCGGCGTCGCCTCGCCCGAGGCGGCGGCAGAGCTTGCGCGACGCGTTGCCGAGGCGCCCGGATTGCGGTTCGGCGGTTTGATGACCTATCCGCCGGCCGGCGGTGAGGCGCGGGTGCAAGCCTTCATGAGCGAAGCAAAGCGGCTGATCGAAGCGGAGGGGCTGAAGGTCCCCACCATCACGTCCGGCGGCACGCCGAGCATGATGCAGGCGGCCGAGGCACCGATCGCGACCGAGTATCGCCCGGGCACCTATATTTACAACGACCGCTCCCTCGTCGCCCGCGGCGTCGCCACATGGCAGGATTGTGCCCTCACGGTGCTTGCGACGGTCGTCTCCGTTCCGGCCGAAAACCGGGCGATCATCGACGCCGGCAGCAAGGTGCTGACCTCCGACCTGCTCGGCCTCGCCGGCTATGGCCATGTGCTCGGGCACGACGACATCCGCATCGACCAGCTATCCGAGGAGCACGGCAGGCTGGTCTGCGACGGTCCGATCCGCCTTAAGGTCGGCGAGCAGGTTCGCGTCGTTCCGAACCACGCCTGCGTGGTGACCAACATGGTCGATGCGGTCCACATTCTCGAGGCCGGTCAGCCGAAAGCCGAGTGGAGCGTTGTGGCGCGCGGTCGCGTTCTCTGA